A stretch of [Clostridium] innocuum DNA encodes these proteins:
- a CDS encoding GNAT family N-acetyltransferase has translation MYVGRIFIDDKYHRKGYGKALMESVEEIYPTVKEVHLDTPVWNVRTNSFYRKSGYVMEKQEEGFIFYKKVLSR, from the coding sequence CTGTATGTAGGAAGAATTTTTATTGATGATAAGTATCATAGAAAGGGATATGGAAAGGCATTGATGGAGAGTGTTGAGGAAATATATCCGACCGTGAAAGAGGTGCATCTTGATACACCGGTTTGGAATGTAAGAACAAACTCTTTTTATAGAAAATCAGGGTATGTTATGGAGAAACAAGAAGAAGGCTTTATTTTTTATAAAAAAGTTTTAAGTAGATAA
- a CDS encoding FAD-dependent oxidoreductase: MTESFWMKRNIKTTNYPTLQKETDVHIAIIGGGLTGITTAYYLAQAEEDAILLEADSLCFGASGRNTGKLTMQHGLLYANLIEHYDRILARQYYEANEEALNSIEAIIQEHHIGCSFERCDSMLFTRDAVQVARLQEEYQAYLDLHIPCTYIEKTDAPFPMEAGLRMQYQARFDPYAYGCALAEIAKEGGIDIYEHSPVTDMQEEEHGYRLMVNGTCIHADIVIFATQFPFIDQGHFYFTRMYCDQESVISAHVKNVLPKDMMLSIDERVQSYNTCGDTLLYAGNTYKSGQDKAMNLQEFENTLREDFIVQEISAAWSSQDYMTFDQLPLIGKLDKHEDRVLFASGYNKWGNTTSCIAGKLLCSYALHRGSPYRMMFSPQRLSSIFSLQFVKENLNVVGAFLKSKLQKSTTDYPHIGEGTIMELDDHRYGVYRDENDELYIVDILCPHLGCTLRFNADEKTWDCPCHGSRFSYTGEIIKGPATQRLHTMHEPHNSIDPHIMNPDTVDH; this comes from the coding sequence ATGACAGAATCATTCTGGATGAAACGAAACATAAAAACGACGAACTATCCGACTTTACAAAAGGAGACGGATGTCCATATCGCCATTATCGGCGGCGGTCTTACCGGTATAACAACAGCCTATTATCTCGCACAGGCAGAGGAGGATGCCATTCTCCTTGAAGCGGATTCTCTATGCTTTGGTGCCAGCGGAAGAAATACCGGAAAGCTGACCATGCAGCACGGCCTGCTGTATGCAAATCTGATTGAGCATTATGACCGTATCCTTGCCCGGCAGTATTATGAAGCAAATGAGGAAGCGTTGAATTCCATAGAAGCAATTATTCAGGAGCACCATATAGGATGCAGCTTTGAACGTTGTGATTCTATGCTGTTTACCCGTGATGCCGTGCAGGTAGCCAGGCTGCAGGAGGAATATCAGGCCTATCTGGATCTGCATATCCCCTGCACCTATATAGAAAAAACAGACGCACCGTTTCCCATGGAGGCAGGTCTGCGCATGCAGTATCAGGCACGCTTTGATCCCTATGCCTACGGCTGTGCGCTCGCCGAAATCGCAAAGGAGGGCGGTATTGATATCTATGAGCATTCCCCTGTCACAGACATGCAGGAGGAAGAGCACGGCTATCGTCTGATGGTCAACGGTACATGCATACATGCGGATATTGTAATCTTTGCGACGCAGTTTCCGTTTATCGATCAGGGCCACTTTTACTTTACGCGTATGTATTGTGATCAGGAAAGCGTCATCAGTGCCCATGTAAAGAATGTACTTCCAAAGGATATGATGCTGTCCATAGACGAACGTGTACAGTCCTACAACACATGCGGGGATACTCTGCTGTATGCCGGCAACACCTATAAAAGCGGACAGGATAAGGCCATGAATCTGCAGGAATTTGAAAATACATTGCGTGAGGATTTCATCGTGCAGGAAATCAGTGCCGCATGGAGCTCACAGGATTATATGACCTTTGATCAGCTGCCTCTGATCGGTAAGCTGGATAAGCATGAGGATCGCGTATTGTTTGCCAGCGGCTATAACAAATGGGGCAACACCACAAGCTGCATCGCAGGCAAGCTGTTATGCTCCTACGCACTGCATCGCGGCTCCCCCTATCGTATGATGTTCTCTCCACAGCGTCTTTCCAGCATTTTTTCGCTGCAGTTTGTCAAAGAGAATCTGAATGTTGTCGGCGCCTTTCTGAAAAGCAAGCTGCAAAAAAGCACCACAGACTATCCGCATATCGGAGAAGGTACCATTATGGAGCTGGACGATCACCGCTATGGCGTGTATCGGGATGAGAACGATGAGCTGTATATCGTTGACATCCTCTGCCCGCATCTTGGCTGTACGCTGCGCTTTAATGCAGATGAAAAAACGTGGGACTGCCCATGTCATGGATCACGATTTTCCTATACCGGGGAGATTATTAAGGGGCCTGCCACACAAAGGCTGCATACCATGCATGAGCCACATAATTCCATTGACCCTCATATCATGAATCCTGATACAGTTGACCATTGA
- a CDS encoding response regulator transcription factor, with protein sequence MDHNILVVEDEKGIREAIQIYLKNQGYRVFLAENGQEGLNIIKRETIHLAVVDIMMPVMDGITMTMEVRKEYDFPIIFLSAKSEDIDKITGLNIGADDYITKPFGSMELLARVRSQLRRYEQILMLKEHAVSSANREEEIYSIGTLELNSTTKEVRVDNQIVKLRPKEFMILELLMKHAGRVFSAQQIYEAVWNEEAINTETVMVHIRKLREKIELDPKHPRYLKVVWGIGYKIEK encoded by the coding sequence ATGGATCATAACATACTCGTCGTGGAGGACGAAAAAGGAATACGGGAGGCTATACAGATATATCTGAAAAATCAGGGATATCGTGTATTTCTGGCTGAAAACGGCCAGGAGGGTCTGAACATAATAAAACGTGAAACAATTCATCTGGCTGTGGTGGATATCATGATGCCGGTTATGGATGGAATCACTATGACGATGGAGGTGCGTAAGGAGTATGATTTTCCAATCATCTTTCTGAGTGCGAAATCCGAAGATATCGATAAAATAACCGGCTTGAATATCGGTGCGGATGATTATATCACAAAGCCGTTTGGCTCTATGGAGCTGCTGGCCCGTGTCCGCAGTCAGCTGCGCCGCTATGAACAGATTCTGATGCTGAAAGAGCATGCGGTATCCTCTGCGAATCGTGAGGAGGAAATTTACAGCATTGGGACACTGGAATTAAACAGCACGACAAAGGAAGTGCGTGTGGATAATCAGATCGTCAAGCTGCGGCCGAAGGAGTTTATGATACTGGAGCTGTTGATGAAGCATGCGGGGCGTGTATTTTCAGCACAGCAGATATATGAAGCTGTCTGGAATGAGGAAGCAATCAATACGGAAACCGTGATGGTGCATATCCGTAAGCTAAGAGAGAAAATCGAGCTGGATCCCAAGCATCCGCGCTATTTAAAGGTGGTCTGGGGGATCGGCTATAAAATAGAAAAATAA
- a CDS encoding MATE family efflux transporter — MNQPNKKMELLGSAPIPKALLALGLPTMIGMLINALYNLVDTYFVGGLGTDQMGAVTVAFPLGQIVVGLGLLFGNGAAAYLSRLLGRGDKDTANKVASTALYSSVLIGGIVILCSVIFLEPILRQTGAIESVMPYAVTYTSIYITFSFFNVFNVTMNNIVSSEGAAKTAMCALMAGAILNVVLDPIFIYILNFGVAGAAIATAISQIVSALIYLFYIFRKKSVFTFRIKECCFSKEIMSEILKIGIPTMVFQLLTSLSISMINNAAKEYGGSVLAAMGPLTKIMSMGSLIVFGFLKGFQPIAGFSYGAKKFDRLQEAIKTSILWSTTFCVIFGLAAAVFSTDIMSLFTKSDMEMIRVGSIVLRASGVSFILFGFYTVYSFLFLVMGKAKEGCILGACRQGICFVPVILILPMLWGLNGILYAQPIADVLSAIVTAYMAVQLHKELSTTKAHFLAIQATQSDSSGTDEAL, encoded by the coding sequence ATGAATCAACCAAACAAAAAAATGGAACTGCTGGGAAGTGCGCCAATACCAAAAGCACTTCTGGCGCTGGGGCTGCCAACTATGATCGGTATGCTAATCAATGCTCTGTACAATCTGGTAGACACCTATTTTGTCGGTGGGCTGGGAACCGACCAAATGGGAGCGGTCACGGTAGCCTTTCCCCTTGGGCAAATCGTTGTAGGCTTAGGCCTGCTCTTTGGAAATGGTGCTGCTGCTTATCTTTCAAGATTACTGGGGCGCGGGGACAAAGATACCGCAAATAAAGTAGCCAGCACTGCCCTTTATAGCAGTGTTCTGATTGGAGGAATCGTCATTCTCTGCTCTGTCATCTTTCTGGAACCAATATTGAGACAAACAGGGGCAATTGAAAGCGTCATGCCCTATGCCGTTACCTACACGAGCATTTATATCACATTTTCGTTCTTCAACGTGTTTAACGTCACCATGAACAACATCGTATCAAGCGAAGGAGCCGCCAAAACTGCTATGTGTGCGTTAATGGCCGGTGCCATATTGAATGTGGTATTAGACCCCATTTTCATCTATATACTTAACTTTGGTGTTGCAGGTGCAGCCATTGCCACCGCCATTTCACAAATTGTTTCAGCTTTGATCTATCTGTTCTATATCTTCCGAAAAAAGAGCGTGTTTACTTTCCGTATCAAGGAGTGCTGTTTTTCCAAAGAAATCATGTCCGAAATTTTGAAAATAGGGATTCCAACGATGGTATTTCAGCTATTAACAAGCCTTTCCATTAGCATGATTAACAATGCTGCAAAAGAGTATGGAGGTTCTGTGCTTGCCGCGATGGGGCCGCTTACAAAAATTATGTCGATGGGAAGTCTGATCGTATTCGGATTCCTGAAAGGTTTTCAACCAATCGCAGGATTCAGCTATGGGGCAAAAAAATTTGACCGCCTGCAGGAAGCAATTAAAACTTCAATCCTCTGGTCAACTACATTTTGCGTGATTTTTGGTTTAGCGGCTGCTGTTTTCTCTACGGATATTATGTCCCTATTTACAAAAAGTGATATGGAAATGATTCGAGTCGGTTCCATCGTATTGCGGGCAAGTGGTGTTTCTTTTATACTATTTGGCTTCTATACCGTATATTCATTCCTATTCCTTGTGATGGGAAAAGCAAAAGAGGGGTGTATTCTTGGTGCTTGCAGGCAGGGCATCTGCTTTGTTCCCGTTATTCTGATTCTCCCGATGCTATGGGGGTTAAATGGTATTTTATACGCTCAACCGATTGCTGATGTGCTGTCTGCTATTGTAACTGCGTATATGGCCGTTCAGCTACACAAGGAACTGAGTACAACAAAAGCACATTTCCTTGCCATACAAGCAACGCAATCTGATTCATCTGGAACTGACGAGGCGCTATAA
- a CDS encoding GNAT family N-acetyltransferase, whose product MEYMIDDRELNASIFIDFVNKVWQGNYDLDKTQIALSKTINLTAYDNDKLIGCLRILSDGYYFGTITELLVLPQYQKQGVGSKLLQLAKDNTPTMLYFGSQPTVEQFYEKNGCQKSLQSYIIKKER is encoded by the coding sequence ATGGAATACATGATTGATGATAGAGAGCTAAATGCCTCAATATTTATTGATTTTGTTAATAAAGTATGGCAAGGCAATTATGATTTGGATAAAACACAGATAGCATTATCTAAAACTATAAATTTAACAGCTTATGATAATGATAAGCTCATAGGTTGCTTGCGTATCCTTTCAGATGGATATTATTTTGGAACAATTACAGAATTACTTGTTCTTCCACAATATCAAAAACAAGGTGTTGGAAGTAAACTTCTTCAACTTGCAAAGGATAATACACCCACAATGTTATATTTTGGCTCACAACCAACAGTAGAGCAATTTTATGAAAAGAATGGTTGTCAAAAAAGTTTACAATCCTATATTATTAAAAAGGAAAGATAA
- a CDS encoding glyoxalase/bleomycin resistance/dioxygenase family protein: MITGYYCTNIFSEQAKELIAFYKEVLGIPFIKTDVDESNGVYLGFIENAPTLCIWDCKVFDAQPTGHQSFVFQTDNLDLTMECLKKKEVVLSEAIRYDWGTYEVRLNDIDGNEIVIVELTK, encoded by the coding sequence ATGATAACGGGATATTATTGCACTAATATTTTTTCTGAGCAAGCAAAAGAACTTATAGCTTTTTATAAAGAGGTATTAGGAATACCTTTTATCAAGACAGATGTTGATGAATCGAATGGGGTTTATCTTGGCTTTATAGAAAACGCACCCACTCTTTGTATATGGGATTGTAAAGTATTCGACGCACAACCGACAGGACATCAATCATTTGTTTTTCAAACAGATAATCTCGATTTAACGATGGAATGTTTGAAGAAAAAAGAGGTTGTCCTGTCCGAAGCTATTAGATATGATTGGGGTACTTATGAGGTTCGCTTAAACGATATTGACGGAAACGAGATAGTGATAGTTGAGCTAACTAAATAA
- a CDS encoding PadR family transcriptional regulator, with protein sequence MATIDLIVLGMLKKEPLSAYDIQKLVEYRNISRWVKISTPSIYKKVIQLEEKGYITSVTVKEGKMPEKAVYSLTEAGEKEFESLMLGISTQPVNIFLDFNAVIVNLHSLSPDKQQQCLTDIENNVKALKRYLENNISLKENAPEIPETGIAVLQQQFILAQAIETWISSLKR encoded by the coding sequence ATGGCGACGATAGATTTGATTGTGCTGGGTATGCTGAAAAAAGAACCCCTAAGCGCATATGATATTCAAAAACTGGTTGAGTATCGTAACATATCCCGATGGGTAAAAATAAGCACTCCCTCTATATACAAAAAAGTAATTCAGTTAGAAGAAAAGGGATACATTACCAGCGTTACTGTAAAAGAGGGAAAAATGCCGGAGAAAGCAGTATATTCTTTGACAGAAGCCGGTGAAAAAGAATTTGAAAGCCTAATGCTGGGTATTTCCACCCAGCCGGTTAATATTTTTTTGGACTTTAATGCAGTCATTGTAAATTTGCATAGTCTTTCGCCAGACAAACAACAGCAGTGCTTAACCGATATTGAAAATAATGTGAAAGCCTTAAAAAGGTATCTGGAAAACAATATCAGTCTGAAAGAAAATGCACCAGAAATTCCCGAAACGGGAATCGCCGTTTTGCAGCAGCAGTTTATCTTAGCTCAGGCAATCGAAACATGGATTTCTTCTCTGAAAAGGTAG
- a CDS encoding HAMP domain-containing histidine kinase, which translates to MKKKHIFLTSFIALLSVMSLMICSVYRNDQIQELGRSGKQAVIWYLENDIQESVLGLAQTIRPKDDAIKFDSRLPDYLKSMISNDLKEKVTKSFLELKEDANFQYYAKDLKSGREYGNKKLREMPQNELRDSSLLYGILEYDKDGVAKILGDFSDMDFQQQSLTRYLRYFDSVEENGAMITYHINDEQFTQAQAMIQNPKQMKIIFRVPKEVTKDQGLIARTVYDWSNYTQFSAIAAMIATMVLILYLLFYPIAIVEEVNPFQTFKKVKFGFLFILLATGITLGTAGVMALSGATISGTLQSVMNEYHIMMSEELLFVANVVSWMLLFLMISIALFAVKYIFVKGFWKYMKEDTVLGSMIAGIHRHIDALAEIDLKDNANRRLLKFMLMQIVIMIALCLFWWFGMFLAIIYGFALFLWLKQKLNAVQNDYRTLLKQTQELKEGNFQAELPQDVGIFNALKDEFGEIRVGFEKAVQEETKSQNMKTELISNVSHDLKTPLTGIRNYVELLQQEGISEAQRREYVSMLDQYAKRLHALMEDLFEVSKANSGNIQLDMARLDIIALVEQVQAECSELLQERGLEVLWNLHGEKQLSVLLDGSKAFRIFENLFINIHHYALEHTRVYVDIRKTANRVRIECKNISKEPLNFDTDDIVDRFVRGDKSRHDGGSGLGLAIAKSFTEAMKGSFHIETDGDLFKAIIEFPLIDDTLAENQEEG; encoded by the coding sequence ATGAAGAAAAAACATATATTTCTAACATCGTTCATTGCGCTGCTTTCTGTAATGAGCCTTATGATTTGCTCCGTATATCGAAATGATCAGATTCAGGAGCTGGGGCGTTCCGGCAAGCAGGCGGTCATATGGTATCTTGAAAATGATATTCAGGAGAGTGTGCTGGGTCTTGCACAGACGATACGCCCGAAGGATGATGCTATCAAATTTGATTCCAGACTGCCGGATTATCTGAAAAGCATGATATCCAATGATTTAAAAGAAAAAGTCACAAAAAGCTTTCTGGAATTGAAGGAGGATGCCAATTTTCAATATTATGCAAAGGATTTGAAAAGCGGCAGAGAATATGGAAACAAAAAGCTGAGGGAAATGCCTCAGAATGAGCTTCGTGACAGCAGTCTGTTGTATGGTATTCTGGAGTATGATAAGGATGGTGTAGCGAAAATTCTGGGAGATTTCAGTGACATGGATTTCCAGCAGCAGTCATTGACCCGGTATCTGCGTTATTTTGATTCTGTTGAGGAAAACGGAGCCATGATAACCTATCATATAAATGATGAACAATTCACACAGGCACAGGCAATGATTCAGAATCCGAAGCAGATGAAGATCATCTTCCGTGTACCAAAGGAGGTTACAAAGGATCAGGGATTGATTGCGCGAACCGTGTATGACTGGTCGAATTATACGCAGTTCTCCGCTATCGCCGCTATGATCGCTACAATGGTCCTGATTCTGTATCTGTTGTTTTATCCGATTGCAATCGTTGAGGAAGTGAATCCGTTCCAGACCTTTAAGAAAGTGAAATTCGGTTTCCTGTTTATTTTGCTGGCAACCGGAATTACGCTGGGGACTGCCGGTGTCATGGCATTGAGCGGAGCTACGATCAGCGGTACATTGCAGAGTGTCATGAATGAATATCATATTATGATGTCTGAAGAGCTTCTGTTTGTGGCAAATGTCGTATCCTGGATGCTGCTGTTCCTGATGATCAGTATCGCCTTGTTTGCGGTGAAGTATATATTTGTAAAGGGATTCTGGAAATATATGAAGGAGGATACTGTTCTGGGCAGTATGATCGCCGGCATACATCGGCATATAGATGCCCTGGCGGAAATTGATTTGAAGGATAATGCAAACCGCAGGCTGTTAAAGTTCATGCTGATGCAGATCGTCATCATGATAGCTCTGTGTCTGTTCTGGTGGTTTGGCATGTTTCTGGCAATCATCTATGGCTTTGCCCTCTTCCTGTGGCTGAAGCAAAAGCTCAATGCAGTACAGAATGATTATCGAACCTTGCTGAAGCAGACGCAGGAGCTGAAGGAGGGAAACTTTCAGGCAGAGCTGCCGCAGGATGTCGGTATCTTCAATGCCCTGAAGGATGAATTTGGAGAAATTCGCGTGGGCTTTGAGAAAGCAGTGCAGGAGGAAACGAAATCTCAGAATATGAAAACAGAGCTCATCAGCAATGTGTCACATGATTTGAAGACACCGCTGACCGGAATCCGCAATTACGTAGAGCTTCTGCAGCAGGAGGGTATCAGTGAAGCACAGCGTAGGGAGTATGTGAGCATGCTGGATCAGTATGCCAAACGGCTGCATGCTCTGATGGAGGATTTGTTTGAGGTTAGCAAGGCAAACAGCGGAAATATTCAGCTGGATATGGCCCGTCTGGATATTATCGCACTGGTGGAGCAGGTACAGGCAGAGTGCAGTGAGCTTCTACAGGAACGCGGGCTGGAGGTACTCTGGAATCTGCATGGTGAAAAACAGCTGAGTGTACTGCTGGACGGCAGTAAGGCATTCCGGATATTTGAAAATCTGTTTATCAATATACACCATTATGCATTAGAGCATACCCGTGTGTATGTGGATATCCGCAAGACAGCCAACCGGGTACGGATTGAATGCAAAAATATATCAAAGGAACCGTTGAATTTTGATACGGATGATATTGTGGATCGCTTCGTTCGCGGAGATAAATCGCGTCATGACGGAGGCAGCGGACTTGGTCTGGCTATTGCCAAGAGCTTTACAGAGGCGATGAAGGGCAGCTTCCATATTGAAACGGATGGAGATTTGTTTAAGGCGATTATTGAATTTCCACTGATTGATGATACTTTAGCAGAAAATCAGGAGGAAGGCTAG
- a CDS encoding alpha/beta hydrolase, which yields MITIQNIKVNVTRAGNNESAVVLLHGWGQNQYMMKFLQDHLCDTFTVINLDLPGFGESEEPPRVWSVDDYVDFLQELLDHLQITHVSFIAHSFGARIALRYAYRFPVEKMVLTGAAGIQAKRGLGYHIRVKTYKLLKKLHAAPAMGSSDYQSASAIMKGVLVASVEDDLSGILKDISTETLLVWGEKDTATPLWMGRVMEEELPNAALVVLPKEDHFAYFHLSIQFCRIVDAFLRP from the coding sequence ATGATTACCATTCAAAATATAAAAGTAAATGTTACACGCGCAGGGAATAACGAGTCTGCCGTGGTACTGTTGCACGGATGGGGACAGAATCAATACATGATGAAGTTTCTGCAGGACCATCTCTGCGACACCTTTACGGTTATCAATCTGGATCTGCCGGGGTTTGGAGAGAGTGAGGAGCCGCCGCGTGTCTGGAGTGTAGACGATTACGTGGATTTTCTGCAGGAGCTTCTGGACCATCTGCAGATTACTCATGTGAGCTTTATCGCTCATTCCTTCGGAGCACGCATTGCACTGCGCTATGCATACCGCTTTCCGGTGGAGAAAATGGTTCTGACCGGTGCTGCCGGCATTCAGGCAAAGCGCGGGCTGGGCTATCATATCCGCGTGAAAACATATAAGCTGCTGAAAAAACTGCATGCTGCCCCTGCCATGGGAAGCAGTGATTATCAGAGTGCTTCAGCAATCATGAAGGGGGTTCTCGTTGCCAGTGTTGAGGATGATCTTTCGGGAATACTGAAGGATATATCCACGGAGACGCTGTTGGTCTGGGGAGAAAAGGATACGGCTACACCGCTGTGGATGGGTCGTGTCATGGAGGAGGAACTGCCAAATGCCGCCCTGGTTGTTCTGCCGAAGGAGGATCATTTTGCCTACTTCCACCTCAGTATACAGTTCTGCCGCATCGTGGATGCCTTTTTAAGACCATGA
- a CDS encoding alpha/beta hydrolase, with product MKPIKLVNSPITYFVSRVEQAEWILFIHAAFANHTMFREQFEYFQNNYNILAIDIIGHGQSTDTKKGDTIDKMSEWIFDILKVENIEKMHIVGVSLGAVLAQDFANRYPYAVSSLACFGGYDINNFDSKMQRENGVKQLLMMLKALFSVKWFAKENKKISAYTLQAQDKFFDMNILFPKKSFMFLATLNSMVNKYKTEKRNYPLLIGCGSSDIPMELEAIKKWKSSEPDCTVVIFENAGHCVNMDVPQEFNKAMEKFWGSANQ from the coding sequence ATGAAACCAATAAAGTTAGTTAACTCACCGATTACATATTTTGTTAGCCGAGTGGAGCAAGCTGAATGGATACTGTTTATCCACGCTGCTTTTGCCAATCATACTATGTTCAGGGAACAATTTGAGTATTTTCAGAATAATTACAATATTCTGGCGATTGACATCATTGGTCACGGACAATCAACTGATACAAAAAAAGGTGATACGATAGATAAAATGTCAGAGTGGATATTTGATATTTTAAAGGTAGAAAATATTGAAAAAATGCATATTGTCGGCGTTTCATTAGGTGCAGTTTTAGCACAGGATTTTGCTAATCGTTATCCATACGCAGTAAGCTCACTTGCTTGTTTTGGTGGATATGACATCAATAATTTTGATAGTAAAATGCAGAGGGAAAATGGTGTGAAACAGCTGCTAATGATGTTGAAAGCCCTTTTTTCGGTCAAATGGTTTGCAAAAGAAAATAAGAAAATTTCTGCCTATACTTTACAGGCGCAAGATAAGTTTTTTGATATGAACATACTTTTTCCAAAAAAGTCATTTATGTTTCTGGCAACACTCAACAGTATGGTAAACAAGTATAAGACGGAAAAACGAAATTATCCCTTATTGATTGGATGTGGAAGTTCTGATATTCCAATGGAGTTAGAAGCCATAAAAAAATGGAAAAGCAGCGAACCCGATTGTACGGTAGTTATTTTTGAAAATGCCGGACATTGTGTAAATATGGATGTACCGCAGGAGTTTAATAAAGCAATGGAGAAATTTTGGGGAAGTGCAAATCAATAA
- a CDS encoding PadR family transcriptional regulator has product MDNIILGILLLSSRTIYQLRERIDKGLNMMYSSSMGSIQAAIKKLLNYGYIQYEETVENGKYKKIYSITESGKQKFIEWVSSPMEMQSSKNPELAKLYFMGFSRKEKRKLGLQEYISKLKEQYNVLNAICKEAENVKVPDEHKEILYYQLTAARYGRDFMKFNIEWYQKLLDEMRNE; this is encoded by the coding sequence ATGGATAATATTATACTTGGTATTTTACTGTTGAGCAGCAGAACAATTTATCAGTTGCGTGAAAGGATAGATAAAGGGCTTAATATGATGTATAGCAGCAGTATGGGAAGTATACAGGCTGCCATAAAGAAATTGCTTAATTATGGATATATTCAGTATGAAGAAACCGTTGAGAATGGAAAATATAAAAAAATTTATTCCATAACGGAGAGTGGGAAACAGAAATTTATTGAGTGGGTATCCTCTCCGATGGAAATGCAGAGTAGTAAAAATCCTGAATTGGCTAAATTGTATTTTATGGGTTTTTCAAGAAAAGAAAAGCGGAAATTAGGGTTACAGGAGTATATATCAAAGTTAAAAGAACAGTATAATGTGTTGAATGCCATTTGCAAAGAAGCAGAAAATGTCAAAGTTCCTGATGAACACAAGGAAATTCTTTATTATCAGCTTACCGCAGCCCGATATGGCAGAGACTTTATGAAATTTAATATTGAGTGGTATCAGAAACTGCTTGATGAAATGAGGAACGAATGA
- a CDS encoding DUF1016 domain-containing protein has product MLNELNNIFLDKVSMVVEEARKNVKTAVNIMMVYTYFEIGRMIVEEEQSGSNRAEYGKYIIKNLSNFLTENYGKGYSVDNLKLMRRFYSIYCEDTIGETVFPQFKNLPTTTNGRRFYLSWSHYLKLMRISNVDERHFYEIETIKNDWSLSELKRQYNSSLYERLALSKNKEEVIDLSRNGQLIEKPSDAIKDPYVLEFLGLQELPVYSESELENKIIDHLQQFLLELGKGFAFVGRQVRLTFDEEHFKVDLVFFNRILRCFVLIDLKIGELKHQDIGQMQMYVNYYDRKIKLEDENKTIGIILCKDTKQSIVEMTLPENNNTIFASKYETVLPSKEALQKLLNEE; this is encoded by the coding sequence GTGTTGAATGAACTAAATAATATTTTTCTTGATAAAGTTAGTATGGTTGTTGAAGAGGCGAGAAAAAATGTAAAAACTGCAGTTAATATTATGATGGTATATACTTACTTCGAAATAGGAAGAATGATAGTAGAAGAAGAACAAAGCGGTTCTAATAGAGCTGAATATGGAAAATATATTATAAAAAATCTATCAAATTTTTTAACTGAAAATTATGGAAAAGGATATTCGGTTGACAATTTGAAATTAATGAGAAGATTTTATTCAATTTACTGTGAAGACACAATTGGGGAAACAGTGTTTCCCCAATTCAAAAATCTTCCTACTACTACAAATGGAAGAAGGTTTTATTTAAGTTGGTCACACTATTTAAAATTAATGAGAATATCAAATGTTGATGAAAGGCATTTTTATGAAATAGAGACAATTAAGAATGACTGGAGTCTCTCTGAATTGAAACGGCAATATAATTCATCATTATATGAAAGACTTGCATTAAGTAAAAACAAAGAAGAAGTTATTGATTTATCTAGAAATGGACAACTGATAGAAAAACCATCTGATGCAATTAAAGATCCATATGTATTAGAATTTCTTGGTCTTCAAGAGTTACCTGTGTATTCGGAGTCAGAATTAGAAAATAAAATTATTGATCATTTACAGCAGTTCCTACTTGAATTAGGTAAGGGATTTGCATTTGTGGGAAGACAAGTGCGTTTGACGTTTGATGAGGAGCATTTTAAAGTTGATTTAGTGTTTTTTAATAGAATTTTACGCTGTTTTGTATTAATTGATTTAAAAATTGGCGAATTAAAGCATCAAGATATTGGACAAATGCAAATGTACGTTAACTATTATGATCGTAAAATTAAACTGGAAGATGAAAATAAAACAATAGGTATCATCCTTTGTAAGGATACAAAACAATCTATTGTTGAAATGACTTTACCTGAAAATAATAATACAATTTTCGCTAGTAAATATGAAACAGTGTTACCTAGCAAAGAGGCTTTGCAAAAATTATTAAATGAAGAATAG